The following DNA comes from Thermococcus sp..
TCCCGGAGCGGGTGATGATCGTGCAGTATTCGCCTTCGAAGGCCGGCAGGAGAAGGCCACCTATGCGGGTGAAGCTCAGGTGTCCGTCCGGGAAGATTCCCTTGACCATGGCCCCGAGCGTGTCAACGTGGCCCGCTATGACAAGCTCGGGCTCTGGATGGTTGCCAGCTATCAAAGCACCTTTGTTGGTGTAGTACGTCTTAATTCCGGCATCGTTGAGCCTCTTCTCGATTTGGGAAAGAACCTCTTTCGTGTATCCCGTCGGTGAGGGTATCTCAAGTATTTCGCGGAGAATTTCGACGACGCGCTCCATGTTATCACCGAAAAGGAAAGGGAGAATGGAGTTAAAAACCTCACCCGAACTCGTAGCCGTAGCCAGAAACCGTGAAGCCGTAGGCTTCGCAGTAGTACTCGTTGCAGGCCTTTACCGTTACGTGGTAGGTCGTCTTCTCCCTTCTTGCCTCCATCTCCGCCTCGTTGGCGTACTGGACGGCTTTTTCGGTGACGTAGTCGAAGGTTTTGTCAACTAACTGCTCCTTCACCCAGTCGAGTAAACCCTCTTTGAAGGCCTCTTTGTCAAAGCGGACTGAATCGGGAGTTTCAAGCCCTTCCGTCTCAGGTGCATTCTCTTCCTCTGGGATAAAGGCCTCGACGCCTCCAACAACGGTCTTCACGCCCTTCGCTAAAGCCACCATGCCATAGGTTATCTTCGCTCCAACGCTCCTCGCTTCCACCATCTTCGCGGTTAGAACTCCTATGTCCTTTCCAGTCTTGAGGACTTCAACGCTGTTCTTATATTTGGTGTAGATAACGCCGACGTTCTCCCCCGGAAGGATGTAGCGCTTGGGAACCAGCCTCGCGTAGAAGTACTTGACCGGCCTCGTCGAGCCGAAGTTTATCACCCTTTTGGCCTTTCCGTTTATCAGCGCCCCGGGAGCGCTTATCGTGACGTTCCTGCAGTGGTGGCACTCGAAGTAGAGAAGGCCCACATCGGTGCTGTTAAGCCATTCGGAGCTTACGAGCTTCACCTCGGGCTTTGCCTTATAGCGAGCCTCAATGTTGAACTCGTAGGTGTAGCGTTTATCGCCAAAGTCAAGCTCCACCGTAAACGAGACGAAGGCGAAGCCAATCTCTGTGATGTTCGGCAGGCTGAGCGTGTATTCGGTCTCGCTTACCTTCTCCAGCTTGTCCTTGTCGTCTCCGCCGAGCGATACTCCAGTGAGCCGGTATTCCTTAACGTTTCCGTCTGGCAAAGTCACCGTTATAGGGTCGGCTTTTATCTCGAAGTTCGCCGAGCCACTATCAACGACCACCGTGATGAATGAATCGGGCTCGATTCTCCTTCCATTCAGGAGAAACTCGATGTGCCTGTGAACCTTTGGCCTCGGCGTTTCCTTGATAGCAGTGTTCCCCTTCCTGTACTCAGGCTTTGGAGTGGAAGGCGGTGCTGGGGGCTTTGAGGTTGGGTCGTTTGGGTTGCTCCCGGCTTTGACCTCCTCAAAATCTGTAAAGCCGTCCCCGTCTGTGTCCTGGACGAGCGGGTTGGTGCCGTATCTGAAAAGCTCCTCCCAGTCGGTTAAACCGTCGCCGTCGGTATCTGGATTGGCCGGGTCTGTCTTTGACTGGTTTTCCACCTTATCACTAACGCCGTCCTCGTCGCAGTCCAAGGCAAAGGCGCAGGCGTTGTTCTCTATCAGGCCGTCCCCGTCGAAGTCGTAGTGAGCGGGAACCGGGTCGCTCCCGTCGAGAACTCCGTCGCCGTCTGTGTCGGGGTTTGTCGGGTCGAGGATTATCGGGTGCCCCTCTATGAGCGACGTTGAGTTGTCGGCTCTATCGTAGGAGGTGTAAACGTAGTCGAAGTGAAGCTCATCGGAGTCACTCAACCCGTCTCCATCTGTGTCTGGGCTGGTCGGGTCGGTGGAAGGAAGGAGGAAGCAGAGCTGACCGTCGTGTTCAAACGTCTTTCCCCTGAAAACGTCCTCCGGGAGGCCGTACTGGACGGTTAAGCTTTTCTCATCCGACGAGCAGAGGAGGTACCTGCCCTCGGCGGGCTGAACGAGGTAGTAGCCGATGTACCTTGAGAGGCTTATCTCCT
Coding sequences within:
- a CDS encoding calcium-binding protein; translation: MKLAPLILMGILVLSLFLAPQAQSAGSGTGQSLDSDGDGLSDAFEIAHGSLPNNPDSDGDGLSDKLEFYYGSDPTRQDSDADHLTDGEEVFKYGTSPVSYDTDGDGFTDYEELTGRYLVQGVEKGVPSDPTTPDTDGDGLDDYYEARVLTYLYSNKERPFYTNPDWDDDGVPDGEELYRYDGRYPADAPVYNAEMTPSPSPLFNTPYYLCFLDKDCDGDGLSDKEELELGTLVYARDTDGDGLWDGWEVKLGTDPFSEDTDGDGLGDLEEVMPQLVNMELTGEVPPWLPQSLGEVKVWDGASGEEISLSRYIGYYLVQPAEGRYLLCSSDEKSLTVQYGLPEDVFRGKTFEHDGQLCFLLPSTDPTSPDTDGDGLSDSDELHFDYVYTSYDRADNSTSLIEGHPIILDPTNPDTDGDGVLDGSDPVPAHYDFDGDGLIENNACAFALDCDEDGVSDKVENQSKTDPANPDTDGDGLTDWEELFRYGTNPLVQDTDGDGFTDFEEVKAGSNPNDPTSKPPAPPSTPKPEYRKGNTAIKETPRPKVHRHIEFLLNGRRIEPDSFITVVVDSGSANFEIKADPITVTLPDGNVKEYRLTGVSLGGDDKDKLEKVSETEYTLSLPNITEIGFAFVSFTVELDFGDKRYTYEFNIEARYKAKPEVKLVSSEWLNSTDVGLLYFECHHCRNVTISAPGALINGKAKRVINFGSTRPVKYFYARLVPKRYILPGENVGVIYTKYKNSVEVLKTGKDIGVLTAKMVEARSVGAKITYGMVALAKGVKTVVGGVEAFIPEEENAPETEGLETPDSVRFDKEAFKEGLLDWVKEQLVDKTFDYVTEKAVQYANEAEMEARREKTTYHVTVKACNEYYCEAYGFTVSGYGYEFG